In Rutidosis leptorrhynchoides isolate AG116_Rl617_1_P2 chromosome 2, CSIRO_AGI_Rlap_v1, whole genome shotgun sequence, one genomic interval encodes:
- the LOC139889463 gene encoding uncharacterized protein — MSPWGLWYGVRNEEGHSILEFVVAHELVVANSFFKKTEVQLATFHSGGHSTQIDYLLLCKRHLRACGDCRVRLPGPSTSIIRDVAKESLGVALGTSRGHKSSRESWWISDEVQTKVALKQQRFRELITCQEGTREDRTRAEERYKEAKKEVKKVVACVKDKAYEELYKKLDSKEGANDMYRIVKSKERRRGDIDNIKFIKDEAGIIIMKEDEIRKRWEGSVV; from the exons ATGAGTCCATGGGGGCTTTGGTACGGAGTTCGAAATGAAGAAGGGCATTCTATTCTCGAATTTGTCGTTGCCCACGAGTTGGTTGTTGCAAATTCCTTCTTTAAGAAGACGGAAGTGCAGCTAGCAACTTTTCATAGTGGGGGCCATAGTACCCAGATTGACTATTTGCTGCTTTGCAAAAGACACCTTAGGGCTTGCGGAGACTGTAGGGTTCGACTACCTGGACCT TCTACGTCTATTATTAGAGATGTAGCCAAGGAATCCTTAGGAGTGGCATTAGGGACATCTAGAGGACATAAGTCTAGTAGAGAGTCGTGGTGGATTAGTGATGAGGTTCAAACCAAAGTCGCGCTCAAGCAACagaggtttagggagctcattactTGCCAAGAGGGGACACGTGAGGATAGAACTAGGGCAGAAGAGAGATATAAAGAAGCCAAAAAAGAAGTAAAGAAGGTTGTTGCATGTGTAAAAGATAAAGCGTATGAAGAATTGTATAAGAAACTAGACTCTAAAGAAGGAGCTAATGATATGTACAGGATTGTGAAATCTAAGGAGCGCAGAAGGGGGGATatagataacatcaagtttatcaaggATGAAGCCGGGATAATCATAATGAAGGAAGAtgaaattaggaaaagatgggaagggtCAGTGGTGTAA